The following coding sequences are from one Triticum aestivum cultivar Chinese Spring chromosome 5A, IWGSC CS RefSeq v2.1, whole genome shotgun sequence window:
- the LOC123105250 gene encoding uncharacterized protein isoform X6 yields MVPCPIDIVNNAIDDHLAKRLTELCGSENKLVVGSSEYKRIIEMNLGIACLYVDVPDCEIIIWSQMNPVRTLLGFPTGDMTIVLLYEAPVGIAIFSFDGDYLNDPAKVLIFSLLMLLKIWLSSMTNSRSSNRLLCFFYMTFGGRLGDVLILGGRERGGGEFDQRKQLCNLFLQLQAITILQDGGTNQKSTNRLHVSCVFVGTDLQLPLSSPYQRKMDGRMYTNLDQQSLLRCINHTFVVVN; encoded by the exons ATGGTGCCCTGCCCCATTGACATAGTTAATAACGCTATTGACGATCACCTAGCCAAGAGGCTCACCGAACTGTGTGGTTCCGAGAACAAATTAGTTGTGGGAAGTTCTGAATATAAAAGAATAATTGAAATGAACCTA GGAATAGCCTGTCTTTATGTTGATGTTCCGGATTGTGAGATCATAATTTGGAGTCAGATGAATCCCGTGCGTACTTTACTTGGTTTCCCGACAGGAGACATGACTATTGTGCTGCTATATGAAGCACCCGTTGGCATTGCAATTTTCTCTTTTGATGGGGACTACCTCAATGATCCAGCAAAGGTTCTTATTTTTTCCTTGCTGATGCTCCTTAAGATTTGGCTGTCATCAATGACAAACTCAAGATCATCTAATCGATTACTCTGCTTTTTCTACATGACTTTTG GTGGACGGCTGGGCGACGTGCTGATTCTCGGTGGAAGggagcgaggaggcggagagttcgaTCAGAGAAAGCAATTGTGCAATCTCTTTCTCCAG TTACAGGCTATAACTATCCTGCAAGATGGTGGGACGAATCAGAAGTCCACCAACCGCTTGCACGTGTCATGCGTGTTTGTCGGAACAGATTTGCAGCTACCCCTATCCTCTCCATATCAG AGAAAGATGGATGGTCGTATGTACACCAATCTGGATCAACAGAGCTTACTACGTTGCATTAACCATACCTTTGTGGTCGTCAACTGA
- the LOC123105250 gene encoding uncharacterized protein isoform X8, with amino-acid sequence MNAACGAPAPTAAGVGEWRRTGRCDPAALPCSATSAGGRLGDVLILGGRERGGGEFDQRKQLCNLFLQMVGRIRSPPTACTCHACLSEQICSYPYPLHIRERWMVVCTPIWINRAYYVALTIPLWSSTEMDYFFQVLFHGLLFAIPLLGAPDTASIDDTTHHLRMLRFLTQAQR; translated from the exons atGAACGCGGCGTGCGGCGCGCCCGCCCCGACGGCGGCGGGGGTGGGCGAGTGGAGAAGGACCGGCCGCTGCGATCCGGCGGCTTTGCCGTGCTCTGCGACAAGTGCGG GTGGACGGCTGGGCGACGTGCTGATTCTCGGTGGAAGggagcgaggaggcggagagttcgaTCAGAGAAAGCAATTGTGCAATCTCTTTCTCCAG ATGGTGGGACGAATCAGAAGTCCACCAACCGCTTGCACGTGTCATGCGTGTTTGTCGGAACAGATTTGCAGCTACCCCTATCCTCTCCATATCAG AGAAAGATGGATGGTCGTATGTACACCAATCTGGATCAACAGAGCTTACTACGTTGCATTAACCATACCTTTGTGGTCGTCAACTGAAATGGATTATTTTTTTCAAGTATTATTTCATGGATTACTGTTTGCTATTCCATTACTTGGTG CTCCCGACACCGCATCTATTGATGACACCACACACCACTTGAGGATGCTTCGTTTTCTCACTCAAGCACAAC GTTAA
- the LOC123105250 gene encoding uncharacterized protein isoform X7, whose protein sequence is MNPVRTLLGFPTGDMTIVLLYEAPVGIAIFSFDGDYLNDPAKVLIFSLLMLLKIWLSSMTNSRSSNRLLCFFYMTFGGRLGDVLILGGRERGGGEFDQRKQLCNLFLQMVGRIRSPPTACTCHACLSEQICSYPYPLHISCTHYFRERWMVVCTPIWINRAYYVALTIPLWSSTEMDYFFQVLFHGLLFAIPLLGAPDTASIDDTTHHLRMLRFLTQAQR, encoded by the exons ATGAATCCCGTGCGTACTTTACTTGGTTTCCCGACAGGAGACATGACTATTGTGCTGCTATATGAAGCACCCGTTGGCATTGCAATTTTCTCTTTTGATGGGGACTACCTCAATGATCCAGCAAAGGTTCTTATTTTTTCCTTGCTGATGCTCCTTAAGATTTGGCTGTCATCAATGACAAACTCAAGATCATCTAATCGATTACTCTGCTTTTTCTACATGACTTTTG GTGGACGGCTGGGCGACGTGCTGATTCTCGGTGGAAGggagcgaggaggcggagagttcgaTCAGAGAAAGCAATTGTGCAATCTCTTTCTCCAG ATGGTGGGACGAATCAGAAGTCCACCAACCGCTTGCACGTGTCATGCGTGTTTGTCGGAACAGATTTGCAGCTACCCCTATCCTCTCCATATCAG TTGTACTCATTACTTCAGAGAAAGATGGATGGTCGTATGTACACCAATCTGGATCAACAGAGCTTACTACGTTGCATTAACCATACCTTTGTGGTCGTCAACTGAAATGGATTATTTTTTTCAAGTATTATTTCATGGATTACTGTTTGCTATTCCATTACTTGGTG CTCCCGACACCGCATCTATTGATGACACCACACACCACTTGAGGATGCTTCGTTTTCTCACTCAAGCACAAC GTTAA
- the LOC123105250 gene encoding uncharacterized protein isoform X4 — MVPCPIDIVNNAIDDHLAKRLTELCGSENKLVVGSSEYKRIIEMNLGIACLYVDVPDCEIIIWSQMNPVRTLLGFPTGDMTIVLLYEAPVGIAIFSFDGDYLNDPAKVLIFSLLMLLKIWLSSMTNSRSSNRLLCFFYMTFGGRLGDVLILGGRERGGGEFDQRKQLCNLFLQMVGRIRSPPTACTCHACLSEQICSYPYPLHIRERWMVVCTPIWINRAYYVALTIPLWSSTEMDYFFQVLFHGLLFAIPLLGG, encoded by the exons ATGGTGCCCTGCCCCATTGACATAGTTAATAACGCTATTGACGATCACCTAGCCAAGAGGCTCACCGAACTGTGTGGTTCCGAGAACAAATTAGTTGTGGGAAGTTCTGAATATAAAAGAATAATTGAAATGAACCTA GGAATAGCCTGTCTTTATGTTGATGTTCCGGATTGTGAGATCATAATTTGGAGTCAGATGAATCCCGTGCGTACTTTACTTGGTTTCCCGACAGGAGACATGACTATTGTGCTGCTATATGAAGCACCCGTTGGCATTGCAATTTTCTCTTTTGATGGGGACTACCTCAATGATCCAGCAAAGGTTCTTATTTTTTCCTTGCTGATGCTCCTTAAGATTTGGCTGTCATCAATGACAAACTCAAGATCATCTAATCGATTACTCTGCTTTTTCTACATGACTTTTG GTGGACGGCTGGGCGACGTGCTGATTCTCGGTGGAAGggagcgaggaggcggagagttcgaTCAGAGAAAGCAATTGTGCAATCTCTTTCTCCAG ATGGTGGGACGAATCAGAAGTCCACCAACCGCTTGCACGTGTCATGCGTGTTTGTCGGAACAGATTTGCAGCTACCCCTATCCTCTCCATATCAG AGAAAGATGGATGGTCGTATGTACACCAATCTGGATCAACAGAGCTTACTACGTTGCATTAACCATACCTTTGTGGTCGTCAACTGAAATGGATTATTTTTTTCAAGTATTATTTCATGGATTACTGTTTGCTATTCCATTACTTGGTG GTTAA
- the LOC123105250 gene encoding uncharacterized protein isoform X5: protein MVPCPIDIVNNAIDDHLAKRLTELCGSENKLVVGSSEYKRIIEMNLGIACLYVDVPDCEIIIWSQMNPVRTLLGFPTGDMTIVLLYEAPVGIAIFSFDGDYLNDPAKVLIFSLLMLLKIWLSSMTNSRSSNRLLCFFYMTFGGRLGDVLILGGRERGGGEFDQRKQLCNLFLQLQAITILQDGGTNQKSTNRLHVSCVFVGTDLQLPLSSPYQLYSLLQRKMDGRMYTNLDQQSLLRCINHTFVVVN from the exons ATGGTGCCCTGCCCCATTGACATAGTTAATAACGCTATTGACGATCACCTAGCCAAGAGGCTCACCGAACTGTGTGGTTCCGAGAACAAATTAGTTGTGGGAAGTTCTGAATATAAAAGAATAATTGAAATGAACCTA GGAATAGCCTGTCTTTATGTTGATGTTCCGGATTGTGAGATCATAATTTGGAGTCAGATGAATCCCGTGCGTACTTTACTTGGTTTCCCGACAGGAGACATGACTATTGTGCTGCTATATGAAGCACCCGTTGGCATTGCAATTTTCTCTTTTGATGGGGACTACCTCAATGATCCAGCAAAGGTTCTTATTTTTTCCTTGCTGATGCTCCTTAAGATTTGGCTGTCATCAATGACAAACTCAAGATCATCTAATCGATTACTCTGCTTTTTCTACATGACTTTTG GTGGACGGCTGGGCGACGTGCTGATTCTCGGTGGAAGggagcgaggaggcggagagttcgaTCAGAGAAAGCAATTGTGCAATCTCTTTCTCCAG TTACAGGCTATAACTATCCTGCAAGATGGTGGGACGAATCAGAAGTCCACCAACCGCTTGCACGTGTCATGCGTGTTTGTCGGAACAGATTTGCAGCTACCCCTATCCTCTCCATATCAG TTGTACTCATTACTTCAGAGAAAGATGGATGGTCGTATGTACACCAATCTGGATCAACAGAGCTTACTACGTTGCATTAACCATACCTTTGTGGTCGTCAACTGA
- the LOC123105250 gene encoding uncharacterized protein isoform X1, translated as MVPCPIDIVNNAIDDHLAKRLTELCGSENKLVVGSSEYKRIIEMNLGIACLYVDVPDCEIIIWSQMNPVRTLLGFPTGDMTIVLLYEAPVGIAIFSFDGDYLNDPAKVLIFSLLMLLKIWLSSMTNSRSSNRLLCFFYMTFGGRLGDVLILGGRERGGGEFDQRKQLCNLFLQMVGRIRSPPTACTCHACLSEQICSYPYPLHISCTHYFRERWMVVCTPIWINRAYYVALTIPLWSSTEMDYFFQVLFHGLLFAIPLLGAPDTASIDDTTHHLRMLRFLTQAQR; from the exons ATGGTGCCCTGCCCCATTGACATAGTTAATAACGCTATTGACGATCACCTAGCCAAGAGGCTCACCGAACTGTGTGGTTCCGAGAACAAATTAGTTGTGGGAAGTTCTGAATATAAAAGAATAATTGAAATGAACCTA GGAATAGCCTGTCTTTATGTTGATGTTCCGGATTGTGAGATCATAATTTGGAGTCAGATGAATCCCGTGCGTACTTTACTTGGTTTCCCGACAGGAGACATGACTATTGTGCTGCTATATGAAGCACCCGTTGGCATTGCAATTTTCTCTTTTGATGGGGACTACCTCAATGATCCAGCAAAGGTTCTTATTTTTTCCTTGCTGATGCTCCTTAAGATTTGGCTGTCATCAATGACAAACTCAAGATCATCTAATCGATTACTCTGCTTTTTCTACATGACTTTTG GTGGACGGCTGGGCGACGTGCTGATTCTCGGTGGAAGggagcgaggaggcggagagttcgaTCAGAGAAAGCAATTGTGCAATCTCTTTCTCCAG ATGGTGGGACGAATCAGAAGTCCACCAACCGCTTGCACGTGTCATGCGTGTTTGTCGGAACAGATTTGCAGCTACCCCTATCCTCTCCATATCAG TTGTACTCATTACTTCAGAGAAAGATGGATGGTCGTATGTACACCAATCTGGATCAACAGAGCTTACTACGTTGCATTAACCATACCTTTGTGGTCGTCAACTGAAATGGATTATTTTTTTCAAGTATTATTTCATGGATTACTGTTTGCTATTCCATTACTTGGTG CTCCCGACACCGCATCTATTGATGACACCACACACCACTTGAGGATGCTTCGTTTTCTCACTCAAGCACAAC GTTAA
- the LOC123105250 gene encoding uncharacterized protein isoform X2 — MVPCPIDIVNNAIDDHLAKRLTELCGSENKLVVGSSEYKRIIEMNLGIACLYVDVPDCEIIIWSQMNPVRTLLGFPTGDMTIVLLYEAPVGIAIFSFDGDYLNDPAKVLIFSLLMLLKIWLSSMTNSRSSNRLLCFFYMTFGGRLGDVLILGGRERGGGEFDQRKQLCNLFLQMVGRIRSPPTACTCHACLSEQICSYPYPLHIRERWMVVCTPIWINRAYYVALTIPLWSSTEMDYFFQVLFHGLLFAIPLLGAPDTASIDDTTHHLRMLRFLTQAQR; from the exons ATGGTGCCCTGCCCCATTGACATAGTTAATAACGCTATTGACGATCACCTAGCCAAGAGGCTCACCGAACTGTGTGGTTCCGAGAACAAATTAGTTGTGGGAAGTTCTGAATATAAAAGAATAATTGAAATGAACCTA GGAATAGCCTGTCTTTATGTTGATGTTCCGGATTGTGAGATCATAATTTGGAGTCAGATGAATCCCGTGCGTACTTTACTTGGTTTCCCGACAGGAGACATGACTATTGTGCTGCTATATGAAGCACCCGTTGGCATTGCAATTTTCTCTTTTGATGGGGACTACCTCAATGATCCAGCAAAGGTTCTTATTTTTTCCTTGCTGATGCTCCTTAAGATTTGGCTGTCATCAATGACAAACTCAAGATCATCTAATCGATTACTCTGCTTTTTCTACATGACTTTTG GTGGACGGCTGGGCGACGTGCTGATTCTCGGTGGAAGggagcgaggaggcggagagttcgaTCAGAGAAAGCAATTGTGCAATCTCTTTCTCCAG ATGGTGGGACGAATCAGAAGTCCACCAACCGCTTGCACGTGTCATGCGTGTTTGTCGGAACAGATTTGCAGCTACCCCTATCCTCTCCATATCAG AGAAAGATGGATGGTCGTATGTACACCAATCTGGATCAACAGAGCTTACTACGTTGCATTAACCATACCTTTGTGGTCGTCAACTGAAATGGATTATTTTTTTCAAGTATTATTTCATGGATTACTGTTTGCTATTCCATTACTTGGTG CTCCCGACACCGCATCTATTGATGACACCACACACCACTTGAGGATGCTTCGTTTTCTCACTCAAGCACAAC GTTAA
- the LOC123105250 gene encoding uncharacterized protein isoform X3, with the protein MVPCPIDIVNNAIDDHLAKRLTELCGSENKLVVGSSEYKRIIEMNLGIACLYVDVPDCEIIIWSQMNPVRTLLGFPTGDMTIVLLYEAPVGIAIFSFDGDYLNDPAKVLIFSLLMLLKIWLSSMTNSRSSNRLLCFFYMTFGGRLGDVLILGGRERGGGEFDQRKQLCNLFLQMVGRIRSPPTACTCHACLSEQICSYPYPLHISCTHYFRERWMVVCTPIWINRAYYVALTIPLWSSTEMDYFFQVLFHGLLFAIPLLGG; encoded by the exons ATGGTGCCCTGCCCCATTGACATAGTTAATAACGCTATTGACGATCACCTAGCCAAGAGGCTCACCGAACTGTGTGGTTCCGAGAACAAATTAGTTGTGGGAAGTTCTGAATATAAAAGAATAATTGAAATGAACCTA GGAATAGCCTGTCTTTATGTTGATGTTCCGGATTGTGAGATCATAATTTGGAGTCAGATGAATCCCGTGCGTACTTTACTTGGTTTCCCGACAGGAGACATGACTATTGTGCTGCTATATGAAGCACCCGTTGGCATTGCAATTTTCTCTTTTGATGGGGACTACCTCAATGATCCAGCAAAGGTTCTTATTTTTTCCTTGCTGATGCTCCTTAAGATTTGGCTGTCATCAATGACAAACTCAAGATCATCTAATCGATTACTCTGCTTTTTCTACATGACTTTTG GTGGACGGCTGGGCGACGTGCTGATTCTCGGTGGAAGggagcgaggaggcggagagttcgaTCAGAGAAAGCAATTGTGCAATCTCTTTCTCCAG ATGGTGGGACGAATCAGAAGTCCACCAACCGCTTGCACGTGTCATGCGTGTTTGTCGGAACAGATTTGCAGCTACCCCTATCCTCTCCATATCAG TTGTACTCATTACTTCAGAGAAAGATGGATGGTCGTATGTACACCAATCTGGATCAACAGAGCTTACTACGTTGCATTAACCATACCTTTGTGGTCGTCAACTGAAATGGATTATTTTTTTCAAGTATTATTTCATGGATTACTGTTTGCTATTCCATTACTTGGTG GTTAA